A genomic region of Rhipicephalus sanguineus isolate Rsan-2018 chromosome 3, BIME_Rsan_1.4, whole genome shotgun sequence contains the following coding sequences:
- the LOC119385831 gene encoding uncharacterized protein LOC119385831, with protein MAHQQLPDYDDERDNWKAYIIKAEAYFEATGISDQAKKRALLIAALNTRTVQVLAGRVAPRKPNALTYDEVVKTLDDYFDPKRHETTESFRFFNRSQKEAGSGTTTSAVEDILAEFQDVFQPEVGVIDGPPARLLLKEGATPKFYHQPLLGLLKSDRPTPPLAAARIQRWALYLGGFRYRLQYCPGSTTTDEWTVPADVAVHVRNYGQGDKWTPGRTRIRIGARMVTIDTPEGPVRRHVDQVRSAQSSPVQCEPVPESKEQTEPITEQGGVSGDRVAVDEAASVALLMEEVQEEAGDFVSQGDVPWTVLYA; from the exons ATGGCGCATCAACAGCTACCGGACTATGACGACGAAAGGGACAACTGGAAAGCATACATCATCAAAGCAGAGGCTTACTTCGAAGCGACGGGTATCAGCGACCAGGCCAAGAAGAGGGCATTGCTTATCGCGGCGCTGAACACAAGAACCGTGCAAGTGCTGGCAGGAAGGGTGGCACCAAGGAAGCCCAACGCGCTCACCTATGACGAAGTAGTCAAAACACTGGATGATTACTTCGACCCAAAGCGCCACGAAACTACGGAAAGTTTCCGGTTTTTCAACCGCTCTCAAAAGGAAG CCGGT TCGGGAACGACCACGTCTGCCGTAGAGGACATCCTTGCCGAGTTTCAAGACGTGTTCCAGCCAGAAGTCGGAGTGATTGATGGGCCCCCGGCGCGCCTACTGCTAAAGGAGGGAGCCACACCAAAATTTT ACCACCAGCCGCTCCTGGGCCTCCTGAAGTCTGACAGGCCTACACCACCACTGGCTGCTGCTCGTATCCAGCGGTGGGCGTTGTATCTCGGAGGATTCCGCTACAGGCTACAATACTGTCCTG GATCCACAACAACGGACGAGTGGACGGTGCCAGCGGACGTCGCCGTTCATGTCCGTAATTACGGGCAGGGAGATAAGTGGACTCCGGGAAGAACGCGCATCCGTATCGGCGCTCGAATGGTCACCATTGATACACCTGAGGGACCCGTACGGCGGCACGTTGATCAGGTGCGCTCGGCCCAGTCAAGCCCGGTGCAGTGTGAACCTGTTCCCGAAAGCAAGGAACAGACAGAACCCATCACGGAGCAG GGAGGTGTCAGCGGTGACCGAGTTGCTGTAGACGAAGCAGCTTCCGTTGCTCTGCTTATGGAAGAAGTCCAGGAAGAAGCAGGCGACTTCGTCAGCCAGGGGGACGTACCTTGGACAGTACTCTACGCCTGA